The following coding sequences are from one Leptolyngbya sp. NIES-3755 window:
- a CDS encoding hypothetical protein (similar to AA sequence:cyanobase_aa:Cyan7425_4439): MEKLELNAALEAQLDRAHERAMIADAAEPRAVSAHYDRPSGQIVIHLKDGSTFMFPHELGQGLAGASENDLANIEITPSGLGLHWEALDVDLTVPSLLQGIYGTRAWMEQLKQKREVA, from the coding sequence ATGGAGAAGCTTGAACTGAATGCAGCTTTAGAGGCACAACTTGATCGTGCCCATGAACGAGCCATGATCGCAGATGCGGCTGAACCTCGTGCTGTCTCTGCACACTACGATCGCCCCTCTGGTCAGATCGTCATTCATCTGAAAGATGGCTCAACCTTCATGTTCCCTCACGAGCTTGGGCAGGGATTAGCGGGTGCATCTGAGAACGACTTAGCAAACATTGAAATTACTCCTTCTGGGCTTGGATTGCATTGGGAGGCACTTGATGTTGATTTAACAGTACCTTCCCTGCTGCAAGGGATCTACGGCACAAGAGCTTGGATGGAACAACTCAAACAAAAGCGAGAAGTTGCTTGA
- a CDS encoding magnesium protoporphyrin O-methyltransferase (similar to AA sequence:cyanobase_aa:LBDG_47000) has translation MQGIDDKTEVREYFNATGFDRWRRIYGDGEVNKVQLDIRTGHQQTVDTLIGWLKNDENLADLTICDAGCGVGSLSIPLAQEGAKMFSSDISEKMVGEAKERAIELGLIDNPTFAVQDLETLSGKYHTVVCLDVLIHYPAEQAIDMIKHLASLADDRLILSFAPKTFFLTILKRIGEFFPGPSKTTRAYQHREADIVKVLESCGFKIQRTAMTSTKFYFSRMLEAVR, from the coding sequence ATGCAAGGAATCGACGATAAAACCGAAGTGCGTGAGTACTTCAATGCAACAGGCTTCGATCGCTGGCGCAGAATCTACGGCGATGGCGAAGTTAATAAAGTCCAACTTGATATCCGAACCGGGCATCAACAAACCGTCGATACGCTGATCGGTTGGCTGAAAAACGATGAAAATTTGGCTGATTTAACGATTTGCGATGCAGGTTGCGGAGTCGGAAGTCTGAGTATTCCGCTGGCACAAGAAGGCGCGAAAATGTTCTCCAGTGATATTTCGGAGAAGATGGTTGGAGAAGCCAAGGAAAGAGCGATCGAGCTTGGTTTAATTGATAATCCGACTTTTGCGGTTCAGGATTTGGAAACGCTCAGCGGCAAATATCATACGGTCGTTTGTCTCGATGTGTTGATTCACTATCCAGCCGAGCAAGCGATCGACATGATCAAACATTTAGCGAGTTTGGCAGACGATCGCTTAATTCTGAGTTTTGCACCGAAGACCTTCTTCCTGACCATTCTGAAGCGAATTGGCGAATTTTTTCCAGGTCCCAGTAAGACCACTCGCGCTTACCAACATCGGGAAGCTGATATTGTCAAAGTCTTGGAAAGCTGCGGGTTCAAAATTCAGCGCACTGCAATGACTAGCACAAAGTTCTATTTCTCGCGGATGTTGGAAGCCGTCCGATAA
- a CDS encoding hypothetical protein (similar to AA sequence:cyanobase_aa:MAE25080): MDTEWGNCRTRDMVTLYFRGMAEQNGKPKIGRSARLLGIRPGTDIDVEEVPEVWLDEQGCLKPDLGSEDFSILIKAWKLMVWKQDFDDSSVSRHQLLVVSMLLDEKGYLDLESDLLAAVVRNTKGMSTSLSIDALPPHRKPEKFGGTGRDPLWQIDDSKIFGDLEAVQDSRTHVSIMPRTTMLLARYESALAATQNDWQRVE, translated from the coding sequence GTGGATACTGAATGGGGCAATTGCCGAACAAGAGATATGGTAACGCTTTATTTTCGAGGAATGGCAGAACAAAACGGCAAACCGAAAATCGGACGCAGTGCACGGCTACTAGGTATTCGACCTGGAACCGATATCGATGTTGAGGAAGTACCTGAAGTGTGGCTAGATGAACAGGGATGCTTAAAGCCAGACTTAGGATCTGAGGATTTCAGCATACTTATTAAGGCTTGGAAACTTATGGTTTGGAAACAAGACTTCGATGATTCCTCAGTGTCTAGGCATCAATTATTAGTGGTTTCAATGTTGCTGGATGAAAAAGGATACTTGGATTTAGAGTCAGACCTTCTGGCTGCTGTCGTCCGTAACACAAAAGGAATGTCTACCTCGCTGTCGATCGACGCACTTCCTCCACACCGGAAGCCTGAAAAATTTGGCGGCACGGGAAGAGATCCGCTTTGGCAAATTGATGATAGTAAGATTTTTGGAGACTTAGAAGCCGTTCAAGACAGTCGAACTCACGTTAGCATTATGCCAAGAACTACAATGCTGCTGGCTCGATATGAATCTGCGCTTGCTGCAACTCAAAACGACTGGCAGAGAGTTGAGTGA
- a CDS encoding ABC transporter (similar to AA sequence:cyanobase_aa:LBDG_30300) → MAKFLDILKYFRNYWKISIFSIAMMSLFEIIDLSVPYAIGQILNVLSGQPLDRILQNFVNTIAQMSQLEINQTSTLTVLLVLVGIISVGRAPIQPWIGPWFAWDTAFRARRENAEAALKKVLTLPLEFYDENNAGRVAARVAKGLSNHTWTYPTLTSQLFPKFFRLIGIFLVIWFIEWRIAILVLVSLLAILAFDLRGLKHLSEQEERLDKYAENTESRTSEIVTNIKTVKAFATETAELKRQQQRFDREFKVLDYRIHKGYIVLSTYERTIVQTCVFVVFALTVFATAQGNISLGHFITTFTVSSMAFAEIQPITEVAEFFARRYGPMIRFHEFMKLPVGADASSLATHPEAVPQYQFTGKVEFSHLRFGYNVDRPVLKGINLLIEPYQTVALVGRSGSGKSTLVKLLFRYFEPNEGKILIDGQDIRRLDVSGYRKRLAIVHQEVDIFNGTLMDNLLYGNPNASIEQVHEACRIAQADDFIRQMPAGYSTIVGERGVRLSGGQRQRIGIARALIVDPDVLVFDEATSSLDYESERSIQLAMRSILGTRTLIIIAHRLSTVREADKIVVLDQGNIVEVGNHDELLQHGGLYQRLHSLQETGELLA, encoded by the coding sequence ATGGCTAAATTTTTAGACATTCTCAAATACTTTCGCAACTACTGGAAGATTTCCATCTTTAGTATTGCGATGATGAGTTTGTTCGAGATCATTGACTTATCCGTGCCGTATGCGATCGGGCAAATTTTGAACGTGCTATCGGGGCAACCGCTCGATCGGATTCTGCAAAATTTCGTCAATACGATCGCGCAGATGAGCCAACTAGAAATCAATCAGACCTCTACATTAACGGTGTTGCTGGTTTTGGTTGGAATCATTTCGGTCGGTCGTGCACCAATTCAACCTTGGATTGGTCCTTGGTTCGCTTGGGATACCGCATTTCGAGCGCGTCGAGAGAATGCTGAAGCAGCGTTGAAAAAAGTACTAACACTGCCGTTAGAGTTCTATGATGAAAATAATGCAGGAAGAGTTGCGGCTCGTGTTGCCAAAGGATTATCAAATCATACCTGGACTTATCCCACACTCACTTCGCAACTGTTTCCAAAGTTCTTCCGATTGATTGGCATCTTTTTGGTGATTTGGTTTATCGAATGGCGGATTGCAATTCTCGTTTTGGTTTCGCTGCTCGCCATCCTCGCATTTGATTTGAGAGGGTTGAAGCACTTATCTGAGCAAGAAGAACGTCTTGATAAATATGCAGAGAATACTGAAAGTCGCACCTCTGAGATTGTCACGAACATTAAGACTGTCAAAGCGTTTGCAACCGAAACAGCGGAATTAAAGCGACAACAACAGAGATTCGATCGAGAATTCAAAGTCCTCGATTATCGCATCCACAAAGGGTACATTGTCCTGTCAACTTATGAACGCACGATCGTACAAACCTGTGTCTTTGTCGTGTTTGCGCTGACCGTGTTTGCAACCGCACAGGGCAACATTTCACTGGGTCATTTCATTACGACATTTACAGTGTCGAGTATGGCGTTTGCTGAAATTCAGCCGATTACTGAGGTAGCGGAATTCTTTGCTCGTCGTTATGGTCCAATGATTCGGTTTCACGAATTCATGAAGCTTCCGGTGGGGGCAGATGCTAGCAGTCTTGCAACTCATCCTGAAGCGGTTCCACAGTACCAATTTACGGGGAAAGTGGAGTTCTCACATCTGCGGTTTGGCTATAACGTCGATCGACCTGTTCTAAAAGGTATCAATCTACTCATCGAGCCTTATCAAACCGTCGCATTAGTCGGTCGATCGGGGTCAGGAAAATCAACGTTAGTCAAACTCTTGTTCCGCTATTTTGAACCGAACGAAGGTAAGATTCTCATCGATGGTCAAGACATTCGCAGATTGGATGTGAGTGGCTATCGGAAACGGCTTGCCATTGTTCACCAAGAGGTTGATATCTTTAACGGCACACTGATGGATAACTTGCTCTATGGCAATCCGAATGCCTCGATCGAGCAAGTTCACGAAGCCTGTCGAATTGCTCAGGCAGACGACTTTATCCGCCAAATGCCCGCTGGATATTCGACGATTGTGGGAGAACGCGGAGTTAGACTATCCGGAGGACAACGCCAAAGAATTGGGATTGCGAGAGCTTTGATTGTTGATCCAGATGTGTTGGTTTTTGACGAAGCGACATCGAGCTTGGACTATGAATCAGAACGATCGATCCAGTTAGCAATGCGATCGATTCTCGGAACTCGAACCTTGATCATCATTGCTCACCGCTTGAGTACTGTCCGTGAAGCAGACAAAATCGTAGTGTTAGACCAAGGCAACATTGTTGAAGTGGGCAATCACGATGAACTCTTGCAACACGGCGGGCTCTATCAACGCTTGCACTCGCTTCAGGAAACGGGCGAACTGTTAGCCTAG
- a CDS encoding response regulator receiver protein DevR (similar to AA sequence:cyanobase_aa:LBDG_25200), which yields MQTVLIVEDDLINARVFSKILTKRGGLAVKHTENVEEVIQIAQSGEADIILMDVSLSRSMYQGKAMNGIQLTQLLKADEKTANLPIILVTAHAMEGDRENFLKQSGADGYISKPVVDHQAFVDQILALLPKT from the coding sequence ATGCAAACTGTTTTAATCGTTGAGGATGACCTGATCAATGCCAGGGTCTTCTCGAAAATTTTGACCAAACGGGGAGGTTTGGCAGTCAAACATACTGAGAATGTAGAGGAAGTGATCCAAATTGCCCAGTCCGGTGAGGCAGATATTATTTTGATGGATGTTTCTCTCTCTCGCAGTATGTACCAAGGTAAGGCAATGAACGGAATCCAGCTAACTCAATTGCTGAAAGCCGATGAAAAAACTGCTAATTTGCCGATCATTTTGGTTACGGCGCACGCAATGGAGGGCGATCGAGAAAATTTCCTCAAGCAAAGTGGAGCCGATGGCTATATCTCGAAGCCTGTGGTGGATCATCAAGCGTTTGTCGATCAGATCTTGGCATTGCTGCCGAAAACGTAG
- a CDS encoding phosphoribosylaminoimidazole carboxylase, PurE protein (similar to AA sequence:cyanobase_aa:LBDG_47020) — MTQPLIGIIMGSDSDLPTLQAAIAVCEEFGVPCEVEIVSAHRTPERMVEYAKQAHTRGIKVIIAGAGGAAHLPGMVASMTALPVIGVPVQTKTLQGVDSLYSIVQMPAGIPVATVAIGNAKNAGLLAVQILATHNPELFNKVQAYRQSLTDMVRDKQAKLTEVGYKQYLTEM; from the coding sequence ATGACTCAGCCGTTGATTGGAATCATTATGGGCAGTGACTCGGATCTGCCGACCCTGCAAGCCGCGATCGCAGTTTGTGAAGAGTTCGGGGTTCCGTGTGAGGTCGAGATTGTTTCTGCTCATCGCACTCCGGAGCGCATGGTCGAATATGCAAAACAAGCACACACGAGAGGAATTAAGGTGATCATCGCGGGGGCGGGCGGTGCAGCGCATTTACCTGGAATGGTGGCATCAATGACTGCTCTGCCCGTGATTGGGGTTCCGGTGCAAACGAAAACGCTTCAAGGTGTGGATTCGCTTTATTCGATTGTTCAAATGCCAGCGGGAATTCCAGTTGCAACAGTCGCGATCGGCAATGCGAAAAATGCAGGATTGTTAGCAGTTCAAATCTTAGCCACTCACAATCCTGAGCTATTCAATAAAGTGCAAGCTTATCGGCAAAGTCTTACAGACATGGTTCGGGACAAGCAAGCAAAGCTCACTGAAGTCGGCTACAAACAATATTTAACAGAGATGTAG
- a CDS encoding hypothetical protein (hypothetical protein MicvaDRAFT_4589;~similar to AA sequence:cyanobase_aa:LBDG_35910), whose protein sequence is MPHPILYLAITNHGFGHATRAASIAAEIQRLDPEIVLILVTTAPRSLLEAYIPGDFIHRPRALDVGIIQSDSLTMDKPATLEKLRQIKQQQRSMIASEVNFIRQNRVGLVLGDIPPLAASIAKSANIPGWMMSNFGWDFIYRDWGGEFIEIADWIGDCFAQCDRLFRMPFHEPMSAFPNITDVGLTGVDPRFDTAEILEKFNLSETPKEKVILVTFGGLGLDRVPYENVTRYPDYKFLCFDLNAPELPNLIKVDDRFYRPIDLMPVCGRLLTKPGYSTFSEACRYGIPVTTVTREGFAESPILLEGIQDYATHQIWSIDEFFKGDWIGVTQPMNPPRKSEKLAKDGNLSIAQSVVDYLRS, encoded by the coding sequence ATGCCTCACCCCATTCTCTACCTCGCCATTACCAATCATGGTTTCGGTCATGCGACCCGTGCTGCTTCGATCGCGGCTGAAATTCAACGGCTCGATCCTGAGATTGTGTTAATTCTGGTGACGACGGCTCCTCGATCGCTGCTTGAGGCGTATATTCCAGGCGATTTTATTCATCGTCCTCGTGCGCTCGATGTGGGGATTATTCAAAGTGACAGCTTGACAATGGATAAACCTGCAACTTTAGAAAAACTACGTCAGATCAAACAACAACAGCGATCGATGATTGCAAGTGAAGTCAATTTCATTCGTCAAAATCGCGTGGGCTTAGTTCTCGGAGACATTCCACCGTTAGCAGCTTCTATTGCTAAATCGGCAAATATTCCAGGATGGATGATGAGTAACTTTGGATGGGACTTTATCTATCGCGATTGGGGCGGTGAATTTATTGAAATTGCAGATTGGATTGGAGACTGTTTTGCACAATGCGATCGATTGTTCCGAATGCCATTCCACGAACCGATGAGTGCATTTCCGAACATTACTGATGTCGGTTTAACGGGCGTTGATCCAAGGTTTGATACAGCCGAAATCCTAGAGAAATTTAATCTCAGTGAAACACCGAAAGAGAAAGTTATTTTAGTAACATTTGGTGGATTGGGACTCGATCGTGTTCCTTACGAAAATGTCACTCGCTATCCCGATTACAAATTTCTCTGTTTCGATTTGAATGCTCCAGAGTTGCCGAATCTGATTAAAGTTGACGATCGCTTTTATCGACCGATCGACCTGATGCCCGTCTGTGGTCGTTTGCTCACCAAACCAGGTTACAGTACTTTCTCCGAAGCTTGCCGTTACGGAATTCCAGTTACAACAGTCACTCGTGAAGGCTTTGCTGAATCTCCGATTTTGCTCGAAGGCATTCAAGACTATGCAACACACCAGATTTGGAGTATCGATGAATTCTTCAAAGGTGATTGGATTGGTGTCACTCAGCCAATGAACCCGCCGCGTAAATCTGAGAAACTAGCAAAAGATGGGAATTTGTCGATCGCTCAATCTGTTGTGGATTATCTGCGATCGTAG
- a CDS encoding N-acetylglucosamine-6-phosphate deacetylase (similar to AA sequence:cyanobase_aa:LBDG_47010) produces MRFLIINAHVPGFDGLQQILINDVILEIAPSIDTDAPILDVSGDWISLGGVDLQINGALGLAFPDLSAENSYQLEKICQFLWNQGVDGFLPTIVTTSIENIARSLSILADSEFPQILGVHLEGPFLNFEKRGAHPEEFLLPLTVESVKRVLGDYAEIVKVITLAPELDPSGAAIAYLKSLGITVSLGHSQATAAQAQKAFEQGASMVTHAFNAMPGLHHREPGLLGAAIANPNVYCGLIADGQHVTPIMIDILLRSSQYDRGIFLVSDALSPLGLPDGRYPWDSREIEVTNGTAKLLNGTLAGTTRSLFSGVENLVKWHSCDLGTAIALATTAPRSAIDLPLYLKQPAHLLRWQGTTPQRIRIDSQTNFM; encoded by the coding sequence ATGCGCTTTCTGATTATCAATGCTCATGTGCCCGGTTTTGACGGTTTGCAGCAAATTTTGATCAATGATGTAATTCTAGAAATTGCACCGTCGATCGACACAGATGCTCCAATCTTAGATGTTTCAGGCGATTGGATTTCTCTGGGTGGCGTTGATTTGCAGATTAATGGCGCGTTGGGGTTAGCATTTCCCGATTTGAGTGCAGAAAATAGTTATCAATTAGAAAAGATTTGTCAATTCCTTTGGAATCAGGGAGTCGATGGATTCTTGCCCACGATCGTGACAACCTCGATCGAGAATATTGCGCGATCGCTCTCCATTCTTGCTGATTCTGAATTCCCTCAAATCCTGGGTGTTCATCTTGAAGGACCTTTTCTAAATTTTGAGAAACGGGGTGCACATCCCGAAGAATTCCTTTTACCGCTGACTGTCGAATCTGTGAAACGAGTCCTAGGCGATTATGCTGAGATTGTCAAAGTGATTACGCTTGCTCCTGAACTCGATCCTAGTGGAGCCGCGATCGCTTATCTCAAATCTTTAGGAATTACCGTCAGTCTCGGACATTCTCAAGCTACAGCCGCTCAAGCCCAGAAAGCATTCGAGCAAGGCGCGTCAATGGTGACTCATGCTTTTAATGCAATGCCTGGGTTGCATCATCGGGAACCAGGACTATTAGGAGCCGCGATCGCGAATCCAAACGTGTACTGCGGATTGATTGCGGATGGGCAGCATGTCACGCCGATCATGATTGATATTCTTCTTAGATCGAGCCAGTACGATCGCGGTATCTTTCTTGTCAGCGATGCCCTTTCTCCACTCGGATTACCAGACGGTCGTTATCCTTGGGATTCAAGAGAGATTGAAGTAACAAATGGCACAGCAAAATTGCTGAATGGAACTTTAGCAGGCACAACGCGGTCTCTCTTTTCAGGGGTAGAAAATTTGGTGAAATGGCACAGTTGCGATTTAGGGACCGCGATCGCACTCGCCACGACTGCACCCCGAAGCGCGATCGATTTGCCGCTTTACCTCAAACAACCTGCCCACCTGCTTCGATGGCAAGGCACGACACCACAACGGATTAGAATTGATTCGCAGACAAATTTTATGTGA
- a CDS encoding small GTP-binding protein domain protein (similar to AA sequence:cyanobase_aa:LBDG_31270) has product MSQAPSNRPNPQDTHLNRARASLRQAFTNYSQFLRSAKNPSIESALKSELETISSNLKKLDQYILRIAVFGLVSRGKSAILNALIGEKVFETGPLNGVTQAPSLVTWTPSGGLVSESRSMIPESSSKIRIELIDTPGLDEIDGQARADMAKEVAQQADLILFVISGDITRTEYKALCDLRQAQKPLILVFNKVDLYPDQSCQEIYRNLQNLGARTGNGADLEQLLTADEIVMVAAEPAPYQVRVEYADGRVSYEWETPPPQIEELKAKILTILNREGRSLLALNALTQARTAELEMAAKVMELRNAEAEELIWKFTRYKAIAIALNPIAFLDLIGGAVSDLAMIQALANLYGLPMTRYEAGKLLNTILLSSGGLLLGELGSGIVLGVGKSAAALATGVDGSAGFSALAGTAIVQAGIAGYGSYSVGRAAQVYLENGCTWGAQGANTVIREILDQVDAKTIIYRLRQELL; this is encoded by the coding sequence TTGAGTCAAGCCCCTTCTAACCGTCCCAATCCGCAAGACACCCACCTCAATCGAGCGCGGGCAAGTTTGCGGCAAGCCTTCACCAACTATTCTCAGTTTTTACGATCGGCTAAAAATCCCTCGATCGAATCTGCTCTGAAGTCGGAACTCGAAACGATTTCTAGCAATTTGAAAAAGCTCGATCAGTACATTTTGAGAATTGCAGTGTTTGGCTTGGTCAGTCGCGGGAAATCGGCGATTCTGAATGCCCTGATTGGCGAAAAGGTGTTTGAAACCGGACCGCTCAACGGGGTGACACAGGCTCCGAGTTTGGTGACGTGGACTCCGAGTGGCGGATTAGTTTCGGAAAGTCGATCGATGATTCCTGAGTCTTCGAGCAAGATTCGGATTGAATTGATCGATACTCCCGGACTCGATGAAATTGACGGGCAAGCACGGGCAGACATGGCGAAAGAGGTTGCACAACAAGCTGACTTAATTTTGTTTGTGATTTCGGGAGATATTACTCGCACTGAATACAAAGCGCTTTGTGATTTGCGACAGGCACAGAAGCCTTTGATTCTGGTATTTAACAAAGTAGATTTGTACCCAGATCAATCGTGCCAGGAAATTTATCGGAACTTGCAGAACTTAGGAGCGAGAACTGGGAATGGTGCGGACTTAGAGCAGCTTTTAACAGCAGATGAAATTGTTATGGTCGCGGCGGAACCTGCACCGTATCAAGTCCGGGTGGAATATGCAGATGGGCGGGTGAGTTATGAATGGGAAACGCCACCGCCGCAGATTGAAGAATTGAAGGCAAAGATTTTGACGATTTTGAATCGGGAAGGTCGATCGCTGTTAGCTCTTAATGCGTTGACACAAGCTCGAACCGCTGAATTAGAAATGGCGGCGAAAGTGATGGAATTGCGGAATGCAGAGGCAGAGGAATTAATTTGGAAATTTACGCGGTATAAAGCGATCGCAATTGCACTAAACCCGATCGCATTTCTTGATCTCATCGGTGGCGCAGTCTCAGACCTGGCAATGATTCAAGCCTTGGCGAATTTGTACGGCTTGCCAATGACACGATACGAAGCTGGAAAGTTATTGAATACGATTCTGCTTAGTTCCGGTGGTTTGCTGCTGGGAGAACTTGGAAGTGGGATCGTATTAGGAGTAGGCAAAAGTGCGGCAGCTTTAGCGACTGGAGTGGATGGAAGCGCGGGATTCTCGGCACTGGCGGGAACTGCGATCGTTCAAGCAGGAATCGCTGGATATGGCTCGTACTCGGTCGGACGGGCAGCGCAGGTTTATCTCGAAAATGGTTGTACCTGGGGCGCACAGGGGGCAAATACTGTGATCCGCGAAATTCTTGATCAAGTCGATGCCAAAACAATTATCTATCGATTAAGACAAGAACTTTTGTAA
- a CDS encoding hypothetical protein (similar to AA sequence:cyanobase_aa:MAE25070), with protein sequence MAWVFSLSIECGSEKTRAEDCAHYFDGLSLQRSDQQIHHCSASLFQDLEENWWCRVCPDKLSEIGIDAPQMAYVMTELGILLYRHLQSAPPFRYALAGVEVDEFRTYSELQEDAAVLGVLFPGLVLSEETWRSLSCPSAFRPFRSGYVWKRYEGEVYRPLIASPDLTDKLNELLILQ encoded by the coding sequence ATGGCTTGGGTTTTTAGTTTATCGATCGAATGCGGCTCTGAGAAAACACGGGCGGAAGATTGCGCTCACTATTTTGATGGGCTTTCTTTGCAACGCTCAGATCAGCAAATTCATCACTGTAGCGCCTCTCTCTTTCAGGATCTGGAAGAAAACTGGTGGTGTCGAGTTTGCCCTGATAAATTATCTGAGATTGGAATAGATGCTCCACAGATGGCGTATGTGATGACTGAACTCGGAATCTTGCTGTACCGTCATCTTCAATCTGCTCCGCCGTTCCGGTACGCTCTAGCGGGTGTAGAAGTAGATGAGTTTAGAACTTATTCTGAACTACAAGAAGATGCTGCGGTACTCGGAGTTTTATTTCCTGGTTTGGTTTTATCTGAAGAAACTTGGCGATCGCTCTCCTGTCCTTCTGCCTTTCGTCCATTTCGTTCAGGTTACGTCTGGAAACGCTACGAAGGTGAAGTTTATAGACCTCTGATTGCGTCGCCTGATCTGACAGACAAGCTAAACGAGTTGCTCATTCTTCAGTAG
- a CDS encoding hypothetical protein (conserved hypothetical protein;~similar to AA sequence:cyanobase_aa:LBDG_38880): MPTILRKDGFRVIIYFDDHLPSHVHVLNADSEVKISLGDDSTPPEMIEYRGKRSVAIWALELVTSHQRKLLEA; encoded by the coding sequence ATGCCCACAATTCTTAGAAAAGACGGATTTAGAGTAATCATCTACTTTGACGATCACTTGCCCTCCCATGTTCATGTCCTCAATGCTGATAGTGAAGTTAAGATTAGTCTAGGCGATGACAGCACACCTCCCGAAATGATTGAATATCGTGGCAAGCGAAGTGTTGCAATTTGGGCGCTAGAGCTTGTCACCTCGCATCAACGTAAGCTATTAGAAGCTTAG